From Haemorhous mexicanus isolate bHaeMex1 chromosome 1, bHaeMex1.pri, whole genome shotgun sequence, one genomic window encodes:
- the TMPPE gene encoding transmembrane protein with metallophosphoesterase domain produces the protein MISFKQLPIEAKAAVAAGVVFFSMMLSRSYLAEKLDFRTRRWLLRLQMALFANTLMLMGSLHVWRSTVTTFTRSSAASSFCFMLWKIAVFMFLALAHSSFFTLLFLVAEEPYFFSLAAYTCLGAYIILIFFLFTLGSVEQAYKFLAGRGAKAGTGNKNRTALKPVLAVLLTVVLTVVGLLNASQPPTVNSVEIPVHKLPSAMNNLKVVLLSDIHLGPTVGKTKLAMIVRMVKALKPDITVIVGDLSDAEAKIIRPAVEPLGELDSPLGTYFVTGNHEYYTSDVSNWFELLKSFNIQPLHNENVKIVSPKSTSDWFCLAGVDDIEADVLRYSGHGMDLKKALRGCGSEHAIVLLAHQPIAAKWALQERPDINLILSGHTHGGQIFPLNAGAYLLNPFFVGLYQVGQNTFVYVSPGTMYYGIPMRLGSRAEITEIILRSP, from the coding sequence ATGATCTCCTTCAAGCAACTGCCCATTGAAGCCAAGGCTGCGGTGGCTGCAGGAGTGGTTTTCTTCTCCATGATGCTATCACGGAGTTACCTGGCGGAAAAACTCGATTTCAGGACGCGGCGTTGGCTTCTAAGGCTGCAAATGGCACTATTTGCTAATACGCTCATGTTGATGGGATCTCTTCATGTTTGGAGAAGCACAGTCACCACGTTCACCAGGTcttcagctgccagctccttcTGTTTCATGCTGTGGAAAATAGCTGTGTTCATGTTTCTAGCTTTGGCTCATTCAAGCTTCTTTACATTGCTATTTCTTGTTGCAGAAGAGccctatttcttttctttagctGCCTACACTTGCTTGGGGGCCTATATTATTCTcatctttttcctcttcactcTAGGCTCTGTAGAGCAGGCTTACAAGTTCTTGGCTGGGAGAGGCGCTAAGGCAGGCACTGGCAACAAGAACAGAACAGCATTGAAACCAGTTCTGGCAGTCTTGCTGACTGTTGTGCTGACTGTTGTTGGGCTGTTAAATGCTTCCCAGCCCCCTACTGTGAATTCAGTGGAGATTCCAGTTCACAAGCTGCCCTCAGCAATGAATAACCTGAAAGTGGTGTTGCTTTCAGATATCCATCTGGGGCCTACAGTTGGGAAGACCAAGCTTGCCATGATAGTGAGAATGGTTAAGGCTTTAAAACCAGACATCACCGTGATTGTTGGGGACCTGTCTGATGCTGAGGCAAAGATAATACGACCTGCTGTTGAGCCTCTTGGAGAACTTGATTCTCCTTTGGGCACTTACTTTGTCACGGGAAACCATGAGTACTACACCTCAGATGTTAGCAACTGGTTTGAGCTGTTAAAATCATTTAACATTCAGCCATTGCATAACGAGAATGTGAAGATTGTTTCACCAAAGAGCACTTCTGACTGGTTCTGCCTGGCTGGCGTGGATGATATTGAAGCAGATGTGTTGCGCTATTCgggacatggcatggatttGAAAAAAGCTCTCAGAGGTTGTGGCAGTGAGCATGCAATAGTGCTCTTAGCTCATCAGCCAATTGCTGCAAAGTGGGCCCTTCAGGAGAGACCAGACATAAATTTAATTCTCTCTGGCCATACTCATGGAGGGCAGATCTTCCCTCTAAATGCTGGAGCTTATCTTCTGAATCCATTCTTTGTTGGCTTGTACCAAGTTGGGCAGAATACCTTTGTCTATGTCAGCCCAGGGACGATGTACTATGGAATACCCATgaggctgggcagcagagctgaaataACAGAGATTATTCTACGTTCTCCTTGA